A window of Dehalococcoidia bacterium genomic DNA:
AATTGGGCGGCGCCTTGTTCAATCAACGCCTGATACGCTGCCTTTGCTAAAAGCTCAGGTTCGTTTGGTTCTCCTGTAACTTCTACTCGGTAGCTCATTGAACCATCTGGCTCAGTTAAGGTTGCGAATAATTGAAGTGAATTATCCTTCATGCTGGCATGAGCGCCAAGAGGGATATTGCACCCCCCTCCGGCTTGTTGAAGCAACGCTCTTTCTGCTTTTACCGCTACGCTGGTTGGTATATCAACAATTTGATCAACCATACCAATTAGTTCGACATCATTTTTTCGTACTTCGACAGCTATTGCAGCTTGACCGGGTGACGGAGTACATATTTGAGGTGATAGGTACTCTGAAATATAACGTTCCATACCTAATCGTTTTACACCTGCAGCCGCAATTATTACACCATCGTAATTATCTCCTGATGATTTTTGGATGCGTGTCTCTACATTACCTCGTATATCCAAGAACTTAAGATGCTTTGCCCCATGTAGCAGTTGCGCAGCACGTCGAGTGCTACTTGTGCCAATCCTTGCGCCTTCGGGTAAATCTAAAAGAGTTTTTCCCCACCGATTTACTAATACATCCCTAGGATCTTCTCGTTCAAGCACGGGAATTGTAATTACCTCTTCCCTTTGTATGGTCGGTAGGTCTTTTAGGCTATGTACTGCAATATCGATGCGCTGCTCGACCAATGCTTGCTCTAGCTTAGAAGTAAAGGCACCGATGCCTATAGATTCTATTTTTTCTTCGGGGAACTCATCGCCACCTGAAAGTATTTGAAGAATTTTAAAATTTGCATTGGGATTTATTGGTCTTAATCGGGCAAGTACAGCTTCAGTTTGAATCAAGGCAAGCTTGCTGCCTCTAGTACCTATTCGTATTGAGCTTTCCATAAGGCGCATTCACTCTCGAAGCCCGAAGAGTTCCCGAGCGTATTGTGTAAAAGAAGCATCGTTTTTTGATCGCAATGATGCAGTGGGAGCGTGCAATAATTTTTTGATAATCGCCTTTGTCATTTTATCAATTTTCTCTGCATCTTCGGAAGAAGATAGTGATATTTGTTGTAAAGTTTTTGATATTTCTTCGGCTCGAATGTTTTCAGCAAAATCGTGAATAGCAGAAATTGTTGGTGTAACTAATCTTGATTTCCACCAATTCCTGAACGACTCCACTTCTTCAGCAATAATTGATTCTACTTTTGAGGCTTCTGCTTCACGTTCGATTCGGTTATTTGTTGCTATTGACTCTAAGTCATCTAAAGTGAAGATTTGGACACCTGGAATATCATTCGCTCCGTGCTCCACATCTCGTGGTGCAGCAATATCCATAATTAAAAGTGGTCTTTGTTTTCGATTATCCATTATTTCCGCTAATTCGCTCTTAGAAATAATGTGCTCAGGAGCTCCCGTAGCTGTTACGACGATATCGGATTGAATTAATAAAGAGCTTAGGTCATCAAGAGATGCTATTTCAGCGTTAACGTCATTAGCAAGATCGTGTGCATTTGTAATTGTTCTATTAGCTATTGTGATTTGCTTTGAGCCTGAGTCTCGCAGAGCTTGAGCAGCTAGACGTGATGCCTCTCCGACTCCGATTATCAATGCTCTCACCTGTTCTAATTGCCCAATGTACTGCTTGCTAAGCTGCACACAAGCCCTACTTACAGATAATGCATTGCGACTTATTGATGTCTCGGTCCTTGCTCTTTTCCCTGTTCGGATTGCACTATGGAACAGGTGTGCAATTGTTCCTCCAGCAATGCCCTGCTTCGCAGCGGCACTAAAAGAATCCCTAACTTGGCCAAGTATCTCAGACTCGCCTATTATTTGTGAGTCTAAACTCGATGCAACTCTAAATAGGTGGGTTACGGCTTTTTCTTGTTCAAGGACATAAAGATTTTGCTGGAAATTATCAATTTCGACCTCAAAAAAGTGCTGCAAAAAATTACGATGTGCTTTTATACCATGCTCAGCATTAGTTGCGACACTATAAATTTCCGTTCGGTTACAAGTTGCAACTATTACACCTTGGGATGTGTAATTTGAGAAAGCATTTAATGCCCGGGGCAGGGCATCATTCGTTAAACTGACCTTCTCGCGTACATTGATAGGGGCGGTTTTATGGCTAAGGCCTGTAAGAAGAATACGCATTTAGTTGCTTTCACCCGCACTTAAAGCATCTTTCAAATATGCTTTAGCGTATTTGATTTGCCCAGATTGGACATTTTCAAGCAAGTGGGTATCCATTGCAGACTGCCATTTTTCTGGTAACGCAGTTATACCTTCAGATTTCAATTCACTTCTTACTTCAGCAAGTACTTCAATTGCATCTGCCCATTCAATACACCTACAAAACCCTTCATGGTTAAAGTGTTCTGGGTTTTGAGTCCCATCAATAAGCTCTCGAAGCTTCCGGGCTAGAGCAGGACTTTTCCCTGCAGTAGATATAGCGATAGTTACTGGTCCTTTTTCAATTATGGAAGGAGCAATGAAACCACATAATTCGGATTTATCTACTACGTTTAGAAAAATTTTCCTTTGTTCTGCTTCTTGAGCGATAGACTCGTTAATTTCTGAATCATCGGTAGCTGCAATTGCCAGCCAGGCACCGTCTAAATCCCCAGCCTGATAGGTTCGCTTATGCCATTGGATTGTCTTTTTTCTCGCCAGCTTTGCGACAGATGAAGTTGAGTCTGGGCTAATCAAGGCAATTTTTGCATTTGCAGCTAATAATTGTTCGATTTTTCGTTCCGCAATTATGCCCCCTCCAATGACCACTACGAAGCGACCGTTCAAATCAAGAAAAGCGGGGTAGTATTGGTTGTAATTATCCAGCGTACTCTTCCTCAACGAAATATCGAACACGAGTTTTTTTGTATTCTCGACTGCTGTACAGAAGTAGGTAATCGTCTATCCCTGTGTAATTAGCTATTTCCGTAGCGACGTCTTCACAAGTCTGCTGATTGGTTGCATGGATCATAGTGAAATGAGTGTATTTCCAATCAGGGAAAGTAGGTCGTTGGTAGCAATGAGAAACCCATGGGCTTTCAGCCATTTTTAGACCTACTTCAACAGCTTTTTCTTCTGGGACATGCCAGACTGCCATCGCATTTGCATGGAATCCTGCTTTCCGGTGATACAGTACAGCACTGTAGCGGCGCATAATTTGCCTTTCGACTGCAATTTTTGCCCATTCGAATAATTCTGCCACACTAATACCAAGCTTTTGAGCCATATCATCAAATGGGTAAGGGGTCACTGGCAGGTCTTCCTGCAGCTCTCTAATGAATTCTATATCTCTCTCTGAAAGATCTTCAGCGCGATTCCAGTTTTCATTTAATTCAGGTTTCTTTTCGACCGCTGAGCCTGTTCGGCCGTAGCCATCAGGTGAGAAATATTCGTAGGCTGCGCCCTCCTGCTTGATCATGTCAAAGTTAACACCGATCTTGAAGAATCGAATAGTAGGCATAATTCGCGCTGCAATTGCGCCTGTTTCTTCAGCCATTTCATTAACTACGGAATCAATATCTTCATGGGGTGGAACCGCAATGGTAAACCAAAGATTAAAATGCCCATTGCGGGCGTAATTATGGCTAACTCCAGGGTGCTTGTTAATGCGTTGTGCTGCCTTATCAAGAATATCGTCAGGATACTTAAAAGCAACGAGTGTGGTTTTGTACCCGAGTCGCCTCGTGTCAAAAATGGCACTAACTTGCCTTATAACGTTTTCTTTCTTCAGCCGCTCGATTCTTCTCATAACTTCGCTTTCAGTTGAGTCAACTGCCTCTGCGATTCGCTTGTAAGGAGCGGGGTCCAATGGGAAATCCGATTGAACTAGATTTAGAATTTCGCGATCTAATAGGTCTGGCTGGGTTGTAACAGTCAAATTGCACCCTCGTTCCTTTAAAGATAATAGGCAATTGGCTTTAGGTCAAACGTATTTTTGTCTATGATGCAGGGGTGAGCAAAAATTCAGACAGTAAATCAAGCAAAAAAGGACTATTTTATGGTTGGTATATAGTCGCGGCTATTTTCTTCATGGTCTTTGTATCAGCAGGCTTCCGTCAAAGTTACGGACTGTTTATACCTTCTTGGATTGATGAATTTGAAGTTTCAGTATCAACTATTTCATTTGTCTCCGCTGGAGGCTGGGTAGTTAACGGAATAGCACAGCCAATTGTTGGTCGTATGTCCGATCAGTATGGCGCTAGAGTGGTAATGGTATGGAGTGTCGTAGTTTTGGGCATTAGCACTGTAGGAATGGCCTTGGCTACGGGTATTTGGGTTTTAGCTTTTTTTTACGGGATATTTGGTTCGTTCGCAGTTGCTGGTGCGCAATTTACACCAGTCACACCCTTAATCTCACGTTGGTTTGTTAAAAAAAGAGGCATGGCGTTGAGTTTTCTCACGTCGGGGGGTTCAGCGGGCGCGATGCTTATAGTTCCTTTCTCAGCTTTCTTGATGGCTATGACAAATTGGCGATGGTCGCTTTTTGCTCTTGCTGCAGTGATTTTATTATTAGCGATGCCATTGGTATTACTAATTGTGCGAAATGAACCTAAGGAAATGGGAGTCTTTCCGGATGGCCAGTCTGATTTCAGCGATAGCAAAGATAATCAGCGATTAATGAGAGAAGGCCCATTGGCCGTATCAAAATGGCCTGATTCATATCGTTCGGCACCTATGTGGCAACTTACTCTTTCTTACATCGTATGTGGGGTGACTACGGCAATAATCTCTGTTCATTTCGTGCAGTATGCTAAGACCGAAGGTATAAATGAAACATCCGCTGCTTTGGCATTTGGGTTGCTAAGTTTTATGAACTTGGTAGGTGTTTTAGTTCTCGGCTTTATTTCAGATAAAGTTAAGAGGAAAAATGCATTAGCCGTAATATATGCTTTTCGTGGAATAGGTTTTTTGGCATTATTGATTTTCCCTAGTTCGTATGGGATCTGGATTTTTTCAGTGATTGCGGGTAGCTCTTGGCTAGCCTCGGTTCCGCAGACTAGTGCCTTGGCAGCTGAAGTATATGGGATCCGTAA
This region includes:
- the hemC gene encoding hydroxymethylbilane synthase, which produces MESSIRIGTRGSKLALIQTEAVLARLRPINPNANFKILQILSGGDEFPEEKIESIGIGAFTSKLEQALVEQRIDIAVHSLKDLPTIQREEVITIPVLEREDPRDVLVNRWGKTLLDLPEGARIGTSSTRRAAQLLHGAKHLKFLDIRGNVETRIQKSSGDNYDGVIIAAAGVKRLGMERYISEYLSPQICTPSPGQAAIAVEVRKNDVELIGMVDQIVDIPTSVAVKAERALLQQAGGGCNIPLGAHASMKDNSLQLFATLTEPDGSMSYRVEVTGEPNEPELLAKAAYQALIEQGAAQLLESLY
- a CDS encoding MFS transporter; this translates as MSKNSDSKSSKKGLFYGWYIVAAIFFMVFVSAGFRQSYGLFIPSWIDEFEVSVSTISFVSAGGWVVNGIAQPIVGRMSDQYGARVVMVWSVVVLGISTVGMALATGIWVLAFFYGIFGSFAVAGAQFTPVTPLISRWFVKKRGMALSFLTSGGSAGAMLIVPFSAFLMAMTNWRWSLFALAAVILLLAMPLVLLIVRNEPKEMGVFPDGQSDFSDSKDNQRLMREGPLAVSKWPDSYRSAPMWQLTLSYIVCGVTTAIISVHFVQYAKTEGINETSAALAFGLLSFMNLVGVLVLGFISDKVKRKNALAVIYAFRGIGFLALLIFPSSYGIWIFSVIAGSSWLASVPQTSALAAEVYGIRNAGTITGMLSMVHMIAGAVAVAAAGLNYDILGTYDLTWLSSFALLIAAAIISFTLNERQYSARYNPVYSGA
- a CDS encoding bifunctional precorrin-2 dehydrogenase/sirohydrochlorin ferrochelatase; translated protein: MNGRFVVVIGGGIIAERKIEQLLAANAKIALISPDSTSSVAKLARKKTIQWHKRTYQAGDLDGAWLAIAATDDSEINESIAQEAEQRKIFLNVVDKSELCGFIAPSIIEKGPVTIAISTAGKSPALARKLRELIDGTQNPEHFNHEGFCRCIEWADAIEVLAEVRSELKSEGITALPEKWQSAMDTHLLENVQSGQIKYAKAYLKDALSAGESN
- a CDS encoding AsnC family transcriptional regulator, with the protein product MTVTTQPDLLDREILNLVQSDFPLDPAPYKRIAEAVDSTESEVMRRIERLKKENVIRQVSAIFDTRRLGYKTTLVAFKYPDDILDKAAQRINKHPGVSHNYARNGHFNLWFTIAVPPHEDIDSVVNEMAEETGAIAARIMPTIRFFKIGVNFDMIKQEGAAYEYFSPDGYGRTGSAVEKKPELNENWNRAEDLSERDIEFIRELQEDLPVTPYPFDDMAQKLGISVAELFEWAKIAVERQIMRRYSAVLYHRKAGFHANAMAVWHVPEEKAVEVGLKMAESPWVSHCYQRPTFPDWKYTHFTMIHATNQQTCEDVATEIANYTGIDDYLLLYSSREYKKTRVRYFVEEEYAG
- the hemA gene encoding glutamyl-tRNA reductase, translated to MRILLTGLSHKTAPINVREKVSLTNDALPRALNAFSNYTSQGVIVATCNRTEIYSVATNAEHGIKAHRNFLQHFFEVEIDNFQQNLYVLEQEKAVTHLFRVASSLDSQIIGESEILGQVRDSFSAAAKQGIAGGTIAHLFHSAIRTGKRARTETSISRNALSVSRACVQLSKQYIGQLEQVRALIIGVGEASRLAAQALRDSGSKQITIANRTITNAHDLANDVNAEIASLDDLSSLLIQSDIVVTATGAPEHIISKSELAEIMDNRKQRPLLIMDIAAPRDVEHGANDIPGVQIFTLDDLESIATNNRIEREAEASKVESIIAEEVESFRNWWKSRLVTPTISAIHDFAENIRAEEISKTLQQISLSSSEDAEKIDKMTKAIIKKLLHAPTASLRSKNDASFTQYARELFGLRE